ATGGTGCGGCGGTGCCGGCGGACGTGGCTGCGGCGCCCGCTGTGCGATCGGGTGCGTGACGTGACTGACCGTGACCGTTACTCGGCCCGCAGCGCCGCGATGATCTGCTCGGCCTGGGCCTTGAGCTTGTCGGTGTCGGCCTGGACACGGGCGTGCGGTTGCAGCGGCGTGTCGGTATAGCGCGGCAGCACATGGAAGTGCACGTGCGGCACGGTCTGCCCGGCGGCGCTGCCGTTGAGTTGGAACACGGCGATGCCGGGCGGGGTGAAGGCGCGGCGCACGGCGCGGGCCAGCTTGCGCGTGGTGCGGA
The nucleotide sequence above comes from Ralstonia solanacearum K60. Encoded proteins:
- a CDS encoding HIT family protein; the encoded protein is MPDPTYDNQNIFAKILRGEAPCIKVYEDEHTLAFMDIMPQADGHVLVLPKEGAAELFDLSDDAAAAAIRTTRKLARAVRRAFTPPGIAVFQLNGSAAGQTVPHVHFHVLPRYTDTPLQPHARVQADTDKLKAQAEQIIAALRAE